The genome window GGAACCGCTCATCTAGCCGCACCCACTGCATCAGGCGGGCCTGCGGAAACTTGGTAAACCACTGCACCTGCTGCCAGGGCCGGTGTTCTGCCTGGCTGATGGTGCGGGTGCCCTCGGCAAAGTGGTGCACGTAGGCGTAGCCGGCCGTCAGGCGCACATCATCGGTGAGGTAGTAGGTCAGGCCCACCCGCGTCAGGCCCTGGGCGAGGTCACGCACGTAGTGGTCGTGCAGGCGCAGTTGCAGGTCGGTCCAGGTGCCCCAGCGCGGCGAAAAGCGGGTTTGGTTGAACACACCGACCCAGGTTTGCTGCTCGCGCACGTACTGCTTCTGCGCTCGTAGGGGCGAGGTCAGCAGCAGGAGGAAGCACAGGAGAGGTAGGAGGTGTTTCATGGCTAGTTCTAGTCGCCTTACCCCAACCCCTCTCCGGAAAAGGAGAAGGGCTCTAGTCTTAGCTTTCTAAAAGCTTTTAGAGCTAGTTCCTCCTCCCTGCGGGAGAGGGGGCAACGGGGAGAGGCTGGAGTGAGGGGGCTACCGCAGCACGGTGTTATCAAAGGTGAGGGCCACGTAGTACAGCCCACCGATGGTAGGGCCGGCGGCGTACTGGAAGTAGCGGTTGTTGAAGAGGTTAGCGCCGCCCACTTTGATGGTGGATTTCAGACTGGGCACGCGCACGTTCACTTGGGCGTCCACGGTTTGGTAGGCGGGCACCCGGCCGTTGGCCAGGGGGCTTTCCCAGGTGAAGGTGCTCTGGCGGCGCCACACCACGTTGAAGCCCACATTGCGCACGATTTCGCGGTTGCCGAAGTTCACGTTCGTTACCCAGTGCGGGGTGTTGAAGCCGGTCACGAAGATGTCGGCGTCCTTGTTGTCAGACAGGGCGTTGTAGTTAACGTTACCGCCCACCGTGAACTTCTGGTAAAAGTTGTAAGTCAGGCCCAGGGTGGAGCCGTAGCTGTGGTAGTTGTTGCGGGCGTTGGTGTACACGCGGTACCGGTCCTGGCGGGCGGCGCGGTTGGTGGCCAAAGCGGCCAGTACGGCGTCATCGGAACCTACCGTCACCTGCTGACCACTAGTATTTTTGGGCACGCTTACTTCCACTTGGCCCAGGAAGCCGGAGTAGATGTTGTAGTAGGCGTCGGCGTCGATGGACAAGCGGTTGTCCAGCAGCACACTACGGTAGCCCACCTCGTAGGCGTTAATCTGCTCGGGCTGCTCGGTGGGTAGGTTACCGACTTGCAGCAGACTACGGATTTCGGGGCGCAGGGCCGCCTGCGAAGCCGTGGTGCCGGTGTTGGCGGCCACGTAGGCATTCACGGCGGCGTTGAAGGTAGAAATCGAGGCCAGCGTGTAGGAGTTGTCGAGGTAGTTGAGGCCTTCGTTCACGCGGGCCA of Hymenobacter sublimis contains these proteins:
- a CDS encoding DUF2490 domain-containing protein, with the protein product MKHLLPLLCFLLLLTSPLRAQKQYVREQQTWVGVFNQTRFSPRWGTWTDLQLRLHDHYVRDLAQGLTRVGLTYYLTDDVRLTAGYAYVHHFAEGTRTISQAEHRPWQQVQWFTKFPQARLMQWVRLDERFRRIIQGGTERTDDFNFNYRARYNAALFLPLTNKGFTPGGLQFLLNNEVMMNFGQEIRLNYFDQNRLFAGLVYQLNPHAQLHGGYMHLFQQLPAGSTYRNQHTIRVFYFHNFDLRPTPPPAPTTPTSAP